In one Watersipora subatra chromosome 6, tzWatSuba1.1, whole genome shotgun sequence genomic region, the following are encoded:
- the LOC137398001 gene encoding WASH complex subunit 2-like, with product MDNFMRTYPTRGIRIQYIGTLTERAFGQRMTVANITSGFRSTGIFPLNTDAISDADYVPADVTDRTQTVVNEQVDPTLAQPSTSQTLIEKPSIPSTSRALIDEPSTLSTSNSLSLVEVTSKQPVAPQAISSSPVVAAATSKEPGTPQGYSSPAKSCSTKRWSSQKTAILTDTPEKERKEQEQTDRLNKTKKQPKRRPKRKEPESSSEDDEQSGVAVLDTDSDSPSEEETQEPDVPDVVVKGAFVVVKYQGKRSTIGYVGMVVGKDDGDWKVDFYKKTPQGTFSKPLQPDISPVETEQIVRVLGAPLSTGTTVRTLRCVIFGNKLDGMGFELR from the exons ATGGATAACTTTATGAGAACGTATCCGACCAGAGGCATAAGAATACAATACATTGGTACACTAACTGAGCGAGCATTCGGGCAAAGAATGACTGTTGCCAACATAACATCAGGCTTTCGTTCTACTGGTATATTTCCGCTAAACACGGATGCAATTTCCGACGCCGACTATGTTCCAGCCGATGTAACGGATAGAACACAAACAGTGGTCAATGAGCAAGTTGATCCGACTTTAGCTCAGCCAAGTACATCACAGACTCTAATCGAGAAACCAAGCATCCCTAGTACATCTCGGGCTCTAATTGATGAACCGAGCACGCTTAGCACTTCAAATTCTCTGTCACTGGTGGAGGTTACCTCTAAGCAGCCTGTTGCTCCTCAGGCTATTTCTAGTTCACCGGTGGTGGCGGCGGCTACCTCTAAGGAGCCTGGAACACCTCAGG GATATTCTTCCCCTGCCAAAAGCTGCTCCACGAAAAGATGGAGCTCCCAGAAGACAGCGATTCTGACAGATACACCAGAGAAGGAGAGGAAAGAGCAAGAACAAACGGACAGGTTAAATAAGACCAAGAAACAACCTAAGCGTAGGCCTAAACGAAAGGAACCAGAATCCAGTAGTGAAGATGATGAGCAGAGTGGAGTAGCTGTACTAGATACAGACAGCGATTCACCATCTGAGGAGGAAACACAAGAACCAGATGTACCAGATGTAGTAGTAAAAGGGGCATTTGTGGTGGTAAAATACCAGGGGAAACGTTCAACCATAGGCTATGTCGGAATGGTTGTTGGCAAGGATGATGGTGATTGGAAAGTGGACTTTTACAAGAAAACTCCACAGGGCACATTCTCAAAACCATTACAGCCAGACATATCACCGGTGGAGACTGAGCAAATTGTCAGAGTGTTGGGGGCGCCTCTTTCAACCGGAACAACTGTTCGAACATTACGTTGTGTCATTTTTGGCAATAAGCTGGATGGAATGGGCTTTGAGTTGCGTTAG